A genomic segment from Ignavibacteriales bacterium encodes:
- a CDS encoding lysine 2,3-aminomutase has protein sequence MKYGSFMLHNFKNIPQIHSIPPEFIEAIEVVGSVLPFKTNNYVVECLIDWNNIPNDPMFKLTFPQKDMLRPHHYEQIKRVINSGADKTKIKEVANEIRLQLNPHPAGQLEHNVPTIEGDKLYGMQHKYRETVLFFPSQGQTCHAYCTFCFRWPQFVGIDDLKFASKESEHLVKYVQAHEEVTDVLFTGGDPLIMKTKHLETYIRPLLNANIEHLRNIRIGTKALGYWPYRFLTDNDSDDLLRLFSDVKKAGKHLALMAHFNHPVELSGEAVAQAIQKINDTGAVIRTQSPVLKHINDSPNLWAEMWKKQVELGCVPYYMFVARNTGAQHYFSIPLVDAWKLFREAYQNVSGICRTVRGPSMSCLPGKVQLIGVSEIKDEKVMVFRMIQGRNSDWAARPFFAEYDDTANWYTDLKPAFGEEKFFFTDELNTFVSPQEIEVDYE, from the coding sequence ATGAAGTACGGTTCATTTATGCTTCACAACTTCAAAAACATCCCCCAGATACATTCAATTCCTCCTGAATTTATTGAAGCTATAGAAGTTGTTGGCTCAGTTCTTCCATTTAAAACAAATAATTATGTTGTTGAATGTCTTATAGATTGGAACAACATACCAAATGATCCAATGTTTAAGCTTACTTTTCCGCAAAAAGATATGCTGCGACCTCATCATTATGAACAGATTAAGCGCGTAATTAATAGCGGAGCCGATAAAACAAAAATAAAAGAAGTCGCTAATGAAATAAGGTTGCAGCTTAATCCGCACCCTGCTGGACAGCTAGAGCATAACGTGCCGACGATAGAAGGCGATAAACTTTACGGTATGCAGCATAAGTACCGTGAAACCGTTTTGTTTTTTCCGAGTCAGGGACAAACATGTCACGCTTATTGTACTTTTTGTTTTCGCTGGCCTCAGTTTGTAGGAATAGATGATTTAAAATTTGCATCTAAAGAATCAGAACATTTAGTAAAATACGTGCAAGCTCATGAAGAAGTGACGGATGTTTTATTTACCGGCGGCGATCCGCTGATTATGAAAACAAAACATCTTGAAACTTATATTCGTCCATTGCTTAACGCAAATATTGAACACTTAAGAAATATAAGAATTGGAACAAAAGCACTTGGCTATTGGCCATATAGATTCTTAACTGATAATGATTCAGATGATTTATTAAGATTGTTTTCGGATGTAAAAAAAGCTGGAAAACATTTAGCGCTGATGGCGCACTTCAATCATCCGGTTGAACTAAGCGGCGAAGCTGTTGCCCAGGCAATCCAAAAAATTAATGATACTGGTGCGGTTATCAGAACGCAATCGCCTGTACTAAAACATATAAATGATTCGCCAAATCTTTGGGCGGAAATGTGGAAAAAGCAAGTTGAGCTTGGCTGTGTTCCTTATTATATGTTTGTTGCACGGAACACCGGGGCGCAACATTATTTTTCAATTCCGCTTGTTGATGCTTGGAAACTTTTTAGAGAAGCATATCAAAATGTAAGCGGAATTTGCAGAACCGTGCGCGGTCCAAGTATGTCTTGCCTGCCGGGTAAAGTGCAGTTGATTGGTGTAAGCGAAATAAAAGATGAAAAAGTTATGGTCTTTAGAATGATACAGGGGAGAAACTCTGATTGGGCTGCTCGACCGTTTTTTGCAGAATACGACGATACAGCAAATTGGTATACGGATTTAAAACCGGCATTTGGAGAAGAAAAGTTTTTCTTTACAGATGAATTAAACACATTTGTTTCACCTCAAGAAATAGAAGTTGATTATGAATAA
- a CDS encoding metallophosphoesterase, translating into MWIIIRVLIGVVILFLLEYYFTRKLNRVFKTLFPNYDTKKKKIFLYSFLVLLNLYPVILIFNAIYAALTKQSVSFPQNIFADYLLLYPFWVLIILILQVSVIFIFVDLLKLVFYPLYKKHKEKLYPLQVKIFLLLVLIFIFYIPARMIYDYNTVDVRIVDFKKNNLPKELVGFKIAFISDVQADRYTDDKRLQRYVDKINQQNPDLVLIAGDVITSTPDYIETAAKYIGKIKSKFGTYSCVGDHDNWAYRKDYVRSLREVETALSNNNVEMIDNELRYFEIDSTRVGITFITNTYVSDISETTLKNVASSNKADFKIFLTHQPQQFLIDNAVKNKYDLFLAGHTHGGQITLLFPFIQLTPTLVETKYVKGDFYFNNMLAVVCGGLGMSLAPVRYNSTPEIVLINLRNN; encoded by the coding sequence ATGTGGATAATTATTAGGGTGTTAATTGGTGTTGTGATTCTTTTTTTATTGGAATATTATTTTACCAGAAAATTAAATCGTGTATTTAAAACTCTATTTCCCAACTACGATACAAAGAAAAAGAAAATATTTCTTTACTCGTTTCTTGTTTTGTTAAATCTTTATCCTGTTATACTAATCTTTAACGCAATTTATGCGGCGCTAACAAAACAATCGGTTTCTTTTCCTCAAAATATTTTCGCTGATTATTTGCTCCTTTATCCATTCTGGGTTTTAATCATTTTAATACTACAAGTTAGTGTGATTTTTATTTTTGTGGACTTATTGAAGTTAGTTTTTTATCCACTTTATAAAAAACACAAAGAAAAACTTTACCCACTGCAAGTAAAAATATTCTTACTGTTGGTGTTGATTTTTATTTTTTATATACCAGCAAGAATGATTTATGATTATAACACCGTTGATGTGCGCATTGTTGATTTTAAGAAGAATAATCTTCCAAAAGAATTGGTCGGATTTAAAATTGCTTTTATCTCTGATGTGCAAGCCGATAGATACACCGATGACAAAAGATTACAGCGATATGTTGATAAAATAAATCAACAAAATCCCGATTTAGTTTTAATTGCTGGGGATGTGATTACTTCAACTCCGGATTATATTGAAACCGCTGCAAAGTACATTGGAAAAATTAAATCTAAATTCGGCACATACTCTTGTGTGGGTGATCATGATAATTGGGCCTATAGAAAAGATTATGTTAGAAGTTTGCGTGAAGTTGAAACCGCTTTAAGTAATAATAATGTTGAAATGATTGACAATGAGTTACGTTATTTTGAAATAGATTCAACACGAGTGGGAATTACATTTATTACCAATACCTATGTTTCTGATATTTCCGAGACAACTCTTAAAAATGTTGCCTCGTCCAACAAAGCTGATTTTAAAATATTTTTAACTCATCAACCGCAGCAATTTTTGATTGACAACGCAGTAAAAAACAAATACGATTTGTTTCTTGCCGGACACACGCACGGTGGACAAATAACTTTGTTGTTTCCGTTTATTCAACTTACTCCTACACTCGTAGAAACAAAATATGTTAAAGGTGATTTTTACTTTAACAATATGCTTGCTGTTGTTTGCGGTGGATTGGGAATGTCCCTTGCGCCGGTTAGATATAACTCAACTCCCGAAATTGTTTTAATCAACTTGCGTAATAATTGA
- a CDS encoding thioredoxin family protein — protein sequence MKKGFLSVILLTAILIGCSKTGANDNLNWEENLESALQKAKTENKAVLVNFTGSDWCQWCIKLSNEVFSKSEFKEYADANLILVRLDFPRSIEQSAETKAYNNQLAQRYGVQGFPTVLLFNSSGNLVKTTGYLPGGPVTYVNDLKSSL from the coding sequence TTGAAAAAAGGATTTTTATCCGTGATTTTATTAACAGCAATATTAATAGGATGCAGTAAAACTGGAGCTAACGATAATTTAAACTGGGAAGAAAACCTTGAATCCGCATTGCAAAAAGCAAAAACGGAAAACAAGGCTGTGCTTGTTAATTTCACTGGCAGCGATTGGTGCCAGTGGTGCATTAAATTAAGCAATGAGGTTTTTTCAAAATCAGAGTTTAAAGAATATGCAGATGCGAATTTAATTTTAGTAAGATTAGACTTTCCACGTAGCATAGAGCAAAGCGCTGAAACAAAAGCCTACAACAACCAGCTTGCACAAAGATATGGCGTGCAAGGTTTTCCTACCGTTTTGTTATTCAATTCTTCCGGCAATTTGGTAAAAACAACGGGTTATTTGCCAGGCGGACCAGTTACTTACGTTAATGATTTGAAAAGTTCTTTGTAA
- a CDS encoding TIGR00341 family protein — MIIDKNNRILVLIKEFVYERFDLSEDKANEQEIVELIKKGVEFRGTNLWVLIFAIFIASIGLNVNSTAVVIGAMLISPLMGPIMGIGLGIGINDFQLIKKAYKNLGIAVIISVIASTTYFFISPLSDAQSELLARTTPTIWDVLIALFGGLAGIVAATRKSSSNVVPGVAIATALMPPLCTAGFGLATGNFYYFIGAFYLFFINSVFISLSAFIIVRFLKFKKSAFVDSVAERRVRRSILIVVIITVIPSLVMAYNIVNQSIFERNANRFIAYELNFENSQIVSRNISYKGEKSMIEVFLLGETLEPKLIENVKSKLKNYGLVDTEFKIRQGINSEKVDINTLRTGVIEDLYRKNEELIKNKDKKITLLESELSRLKSESFPVEDLSKELKTLNKNLSEFTMNKTILTDLVKQKTDTLAFAYARFKTKPSSSEIKKLKEWLSVRTKYENIRLVIQ; from the coding sequence ATGATCATAGACAAAAATAATAGAATCCTTGTTTTAATTAAAGAGTTCGTTTATGAAAGATTTGATCTGAGTGAAGACAAAGCAAATGAACAAGAAATAGTTGAATTAATAAAGAAGGGGGTGGAATTTCGGGGAACTAATCTTTGGGTGTTAATCTTTGCCATCTTCATTGCATCTATCGGGCTTAATGTTAATTCTACCGCAGTAGTTATCGGTGCAATGTTAATCTCACCATTAATGGGGCCTATTATGGGAATAGGTTTGGGTATAGGGATTAATGATTTTCAGCTAATTAAAAAAGCATATAAAAATTTAGGAATTGCTGTCATAATAAGTGTAATCGCCTCAACTACATATTTTTTTATAAGTCCGCTTAGTGATGCCCAATCTGAATTATTAGCGAGAACCACACCAACCATTTGGGATGTGCTTATAGCTTTGTTTGGTGGTCTTGCCGGAATAGTTGCAGCAACAAGAAAAAGCAGCAGCAATGTTGTTCCTGGCGTTGCAATTGCAACAGCTTTAATGCCTCCTCTTTGTACTGCCGGCTTTGGATTGGCTACGGGCAACTTCTATTATTTTATAGGTGCATTTTATTTGTTTTTTATAAATAGCGTGTTTATTAGCTTATCGGCTTTTATAATTGTTCGGTTTTTAAAATTTAAGAAAAGTGCTTTTGTTGATAGTGTTGCGGAAAGAAGAGTAAGAAGATCCATCCTTATTGTAGTAATAATCACAGTTATTCCAAGCCTTGTAATGGCCTATAATATTGTTAATCAAAGCATCTTTGAAAGGAACGCAAACAGATTTATTGCTTATGAACTTAATTTTGAAAACTCTCAAATTGTAAGCAGAAACATTTCATATAAGGGCGAAAAGTCTATGATTGAGGTCTTTTTACTCGGAGAAACGCTTGAACCAAAGCTTATTGAGAATGTAAAATCTAAATTAAAAAACTACGGACTTGTTGATACAGAATTTAAAATTCGGCAGGGAATAAATTCTGAAAAGGTTGATATAAATACTTTGCGCACAGGGGTAATTGAAGATTTATATAGAAAGAATGAAGAGCTAATTAAAAACAAAGACAAAAAAATCACTTTACTTGAAAGTGAACTCAGCAGATTAAAATCAGAATCTTTTCCGGTTGAAGATCTTTCCAAAGAGCTTAAAACGCTGAACAAAAATCTATCTGAGTTTACCATGAACAAAACAATCCTTACTGATTTAGTAAAACAAAAAACAGATACTCTTGCTTTTGCCTATGCGCGCTTTAAGACAAAACCATCTTCCTCTGAGATTAAAAAACTAAAAGAATGGTTGTCTGTTAGAACAAAGTATGAGAACATCCGGTTGGTTATACAATAA
- a CDS encoding glycosyltransferase family 9 protein, with product MRQHNQIGDMLCSLTLYKALKKKYPDARVTLVAAKTNYEIPFFDINPYLDRVIIFNKSSLKTILIFIKELRSRKYQIGIVPSTIVLSRTSHIINLISGAKIRVGVKSIDGNENKSHKYLNVKSDFIWKDSHQTKRSLDIAKQLGSDLSLEEINSIKIDFNDSDLDFANNFISTNFPDKNKKAIAFHPGAGKEINIWDKKYFIELIKKLTSSFDINILITSGWTDEKIVTEISKELNLTNIKHKILHNASVKKLGAVLSMIDLYITNDTGTMHIAGYSGVKMISLFGPTRPNEWAPKGKNQKYIKATDNNINSIGVDEVFKLAKTFLSENKN from the coding sequence GTGCGTCAGCATAATCAAATCGGAGATATGCTGTGCTCGCTTACGCTTTATAAAGCTCTAAAGAAAAAATATCCTGACGCAAGAGTAACTTTAGTGGCTGCAAAAACAAATTATGAGATTCCCTTTTTTGATATTAATCCCTATCTCGACAGAGTGATAATTTTTAACAAATCTTCACTTAAAACAATTTTAATATTCATAAAAGAATTAAGAAGCCGAAAATATCAAATCGGAATTGTGCCTTCCACAATTGTGCTTTCAAGAACATCGCATATAATTAATTTAATTTCAGGTGCAAAAATTCGGGTTGGTGTAAAATCTATTGATGGAAATGAAAACAAATCACACAAATATTTAAATGTTAAATCAGATTTTATATGGAAAGATTCGCATCAAACAAAGCGAAGTTTAGATATAGCAAAACAACTGGGTAGCGATTTATCTTTGGAGGAAATAAATTCTATAAAAATAGATTTTAATGATTCAGATTTAGATTTTGCTAACAATTTTATCTCAACAAACTTTCCAGATAAAAATAAAAAAGCAATTGCGTTTCATCCCGGGGCAGGAAAAGAAATTAATATTTGGGATAAAAAATATTTTATCGAACTTATCAAAAAACTTACTTCTAGTTTTGATATTAATATTTTAATAACCTCTGGCTGGACAGATGAAAAGATTGTAACCGAAATCAGCAAAGAATTAAATCTTACAAATATTAAACACAAAATTTTGCATAATGCTTCTGTTAAAAAACTTGGTGCTGTTTTATCAATGATTGATCTTTATATTACAAATGATACCGGGACAATGCATATTGCTGGTTATTCTGGCGTAAAAATGATTTCTCTTTTTGGTCCAACTCGCCCAAACGAATGGGCGCCAAAAGGAAAAAATCAAAAATATATTAAAGCAACGGACAACAACATTAACAGTATCGGTGTTGATGAGGTTTTTAAACTTGCTAAAACTTTTTTAAGTGAAAATAAAAATTAA
- the hemG gene encoding protoporphyrinogen oxidase, which yields MSKKIIVIGAGISGLTTAYLLSKKGFDVKLIEKNNSVGGSIESVTENGFLFDRGPNSALETTPVIAQLIKELKLEHELLYASKQANKRYILRDNKLHALPMSPPGLIKTKLFSTKAKFRLMAEPFIGRSKDGYYQSLAEFVKRRLGQEFLDYAINPFVAGVYAGKPEDLSVKSAFPKLYALEEKYGGLIIGTIRSIRERKKRAEVAKQSAKMLSFKSGMAVLPKAIEKYFGSSVLISSEVTSVDKNENGYSVSYQQNGITNKIDCDAVLSTIPVYAASNVFTKYDKEFKSHAGAIYYPPVLVYYLVYDRKNIKQELDGFGFLIPEKENKSFLGALWSSIIFSDRTDESKAAFTLFVGGSRNPDFVNEERMSLLTKVRKEFEELMGITAKPMFTSERFWEKAIPQYNLGYIEHERYFDDFEKRNPGLFISGNFRGGISVGDCIKNAELVANKIFENLKGV from the coding sequence ATGAGTAAAAAAATAATAGTAATTGGTGCAGGTATTTCCGGATTAACCACCGCATATCTTTTATCTAAAAAAGGATTTGATGTTAAGTTAATTGAGAAAAATAATTCTGTAGGTGGCTCGATTGAAAGCGTAACTGAAAATGGTTTCCTCTTTGATCGCGGACCAAATAGTGCTCTCGAAACAACTCCCGTTATTGCACAACTTATAAAAGAACTTAAACTTGAACATGAACTTCTTTACGCTAGCAAACAGGCAAACAAAAGATATATATTACGCGATAACAAACTTCACGCACTTCCTATGTCTCCGCCCGGACTTATAAAAACAAAACTTTTTTCTACTAAAGCAAAGTTTCGTTTAATGGCTGAACCATTTATTGGAAGATCAAAAGATGGCTATTACCAAAGTCTTGCTGAGTTTGTTAAGCGAAGATTGGGACAAGAGTTTTTAGATTATGCAATCAATCCTTTTGTTGCTGGGGTTTATGCAGGAAAACCTGAAGATCTCAGTGTAAAATCTGCCTTTCCAAAACTTTATGCTCTTGAAGAAAAATATGGTGGCTTAATTATCGGAACCATTCGCAGCATCAGAGAAAGAAAAAAACGAGCAGAGGTTGCAAAGCAATCAGCAAAAATGTTATCATTTAAAAGCGGAATGGCTGTTCTTCCAAAAGCAATTGAAAAATATTTTGGTAGTAGTGTTCTGATTTCTAGTGAGGTAACTTCTGTTGATAAAAATGAAAATGGCTATTCTGTTTCATATCAACAAAACGGAATAACGAATAAAATTGATTGTGATGCGGTGCTTTCAACAATTCCGGTTTATGCTGCAAGTAATGTTTTTACAAAGTACGATAAAGAATTTAAATCCCACGCTGGGGCAATTTATTATCCGCCGGTTTTAGTTTATTATTTAGTTTATGATAGAAAAAATATTAAACAAGAATTGGATGGGTTTGGTTTTTTAATTCCAGAAAAAGAAAACAAATCTTTTCTTGGTGCGCTTTGGAGTTCAATCATCTTTTCAGATAGAACAGATGAAAGCAAGGCGGCTTTTACTTTGTTTGTGGGTGGATCAAGAAATCCTGACTTTGTAAATGAGGAGAGAATGTCTTTGCTGACAAAAGTTAGAAAAGAATTTGAAGAATTAATGGGCATAACCGCCAAACCAATGTTTACATCAGAAAGGTTTTGGGAAAAAGCTATTCCGCAATACAATTTAGGATACATTGAACATGAAAGATATTTTGATGATTTTGAAAAACGAAACCCTGGGTTATTTATTAGCGGTAATTTCCGCGGAGGGATTTCAGTTGGGGATTGTATTAAAAATGCAGAGTTAGTTGCAAATAAGATTTTTGAAAATTTAAAAGGAGTTTAA
- the hemB gene encoding porphobilinogen synthase has product MSTYPTIRHRRLRYNPLVRDLVRETTLTKNDLIYPLFVVPGTKIRKEIKSMPGVFNLSIDELVKECKEVRDLGIPAVILFGIPEHKDDVGSEAYDANGIIQKAIRAIKAEIKDLLIITDVCMCEYTSHGHCGVLNGEEILNDETVSLLAKEAVSHAEAGADMIAPSDMMDGRVAAIRKALDYKGFNKIPIMSYAAKYSSGFYGPFRDAADSTPAFGDRKSHQMDIGNVNEALREVEEDIKEGADIVMVKPAGAYLDVIRKVKDTFGMPTAAYQVSGEYAMIKAAGANGWIDEERVMVEAAFAIKRAGADMFLTYFAKDLAMWIDKTRK; this is encoded by the coding sequence ATGTCGACTTACCCAACAATTCGTCATCGTCGTTTACGTTACAATCCGCTTGTGCGTGATTTGGTTAGAGAAACGACGCTTACAAAAAATGATTTGATATATCCTTTGTTTGTTGTGCCTGGAACAAAAATTAGAAAAGAAATAAAATCAATGCCCGGTGTATTTAATTTATCGATAGATGAACTTGTAAAAGAATGCAAAGAAGTCCGCGATTTAGGAATTCCGGCTGTGATATTATTTGGAATCCCTGAACACAAAGATGACGTTGGTTCCGAAGCTTACGATGCAAATGGAATTATTCAAAAAGCAATTCGCGCTATAAAAGCGGAGATAAAAGATTTGCTTATAATTACTGATGTTTGCATGTGTGAATATACATCTCATGGGCATTGTGGAGTTTTAAATGGTGAAGAAATATTAAATGATGAAACTGTATCACTGCTTGCCAAAGAAGCGGTATCACATGCAGAAGCTGGTGCAGATATGATAGCTCCTTCCGACATGATGGACGGAAGAGTTGCGGCAATTAGAAAAGCCTTGGATTATAAAGGTTTTAATAAAATTCCAATCATGAGTTATGCGGCAAAATATTCATCAGGATTTTATGGACCTTTTCGAGATGCGGCAGATTCAACTCCAGCTTTTGGTGATAGAAAATCCCATCAGATGGATATCGGAAACGTAAACGAAGCCTTGCGTGAAGTTGAAGAAGATATTAAAGAAGGCGCAGATATTGTTATGGTAAAGCCGGCGGGAGCTTATCTTGATGTAATCAGAAAAGTAAAAGATACATTTGGAATGCCAACGGCTGCTTATCAGGTGAGCGGCGAATATGCAATGATTAAGGCCGCTGGGGCGAATGGCTGGATTGATGAAGAGCGCGTAATGGTTGAAGCTGCTTTTGCAATTAAGCGCGCTGGTGCTGATATGTTTCTAACTTACTTTGCAAAGGATCTGGCAATGTGGATTGACAAAACAAGAAAGTAA
- a CDS encoding T9SS type A sorting domain-containing protein, whose translation MNRLNNICFVFLIFVLSTISFGQRTSEWEKLTSPTNDVLRKIFFLDQNNGWAIGLSGAIVHTSDGGNTWVLQNSTVTTPLVDLFFLNENLGWALTHPQTPPFGTTVLKTTSGGSTWFKDSTFFLNEIMYTIYFFNEHVGVVGGNGVKKTSDGGISWQKSFIEPGGVSTLPINNFAFYSNTFGYACGGRIDVAGVIWRTTDGGDNWSYLGLSPDQIFDVFIFDSLNALALSGDPEGFYQISKLKTTNGGLSWNSTALPLLGLSFTIDFQDDKEGWSASGYKFLHTGNSGDTWVEELTPDSTTIYDLQFVDKYTGFACGEDGALLKFISFKKPGVNKPVFELLQNHPNPFSEKTTFQVSAITPDYDVPARAQIKLFDVLGNEILTMVDRDFNWGIYEFTFDFEQAKRSLSSGVYILVLVSGETLVTRKIIYLK comes from the coding sequence ATGAATCGCTTAAATAATATTTGCTTTGTGTTTTTGATTTTTGTTTTATCAACTATTTCTTTTGGGCAAAGAACAAGCGAATGGGAAAAGCTTACCTCGCCAACAAACGATGTTTTAAGAAAAATATTTTTTCTTGATCAGAACAACGGCTGGGCAATCGGTCTTTCCGGCGCAATAGTGCACACAAGCGATGGCGGCAACACCTGGGTTTTACAAAACAGTACAGTAACAACTCCGCTTGTAGATCTATTTTTTCTAAATGAAAATTTAGGCTGGGCATTAACTCACCCTCAAACACCTCCATTTGGAACAACTGTTTTGAAAACCACAAGCGGCGGTTCAACTTGGTTTAAAGATTCTACTTTTTTTCTTAATGAAATTATGTACACAATTTATTTTTTTAATGAGCACGTTGGGGTTGTTGGTGGCAATGGAGTAAAAAAAACCTCTGACGGAGGAATATCGTGGCAAAAGTCCTTTATTGAACCCGGCGGTGTTTCTACGCTACCAATCAACAATTTTGCTTTCTATAGCAATACCTTTGGATACGCTTGCGGGGGGAGGATTGACGTAGCCGGGGTTATTTGGAGAACCACCGATGGTGGAGACAATTGGTCCTATCTCGGCTTAAGCCCCGATCAGATATTTGATGTTTTTATTTTTGATTCCTTAAATGCGCTCGCTCTTTCGGGGGATCCAGAGGGGTTTTATCAGATAAGCAAATTAAAAACAACAAACGGAGGTTTGAGTTGGAACTCAACAGCACTTCCACTTCTAGGATTATCATTTACGATTGATTTTCAAGATGATAAAGAAGGATGGTCTGCTTCTGGCTATAAATTTTTACATACAGGTAATAGCGGTGATACATGGGTTGAAGAACTTACTCCAGATAGTACAACTATTTACGATCTTCAATTTGTGGATAAGTACACCGGTTTTGCTTGCGGAGAAGATGGTGCACTATTAAAGTTTATATCTTTTAAAAAACCTGGTGTTAATAAGCCTGTTTTTGAACTATTACAAAATCACCCCAATCCTTTTTCAGAAAAAACAACTTTTCAAGTTTCTGCTATTACGCCAGATTATGATGTGCCTGCCCGGGCACAAATTAAATTGTTTGATGTGCTTGGGAATGAAATTCTAACAATGGTTGATCGAGATTTTAATTGGGGTATTTATGAGTTTACGTTTGATTTCGAGCAAGCAAAACGATCTCTTTCAAGCGGTGTATATATTTTAGTTTTAGTTTCCGGGGAAACCTTAGTAACACGAAAGATTATTTACTTAAAATGA
- a CDS encoding DUF2461 domain-containing protein, with the protein MKNEITFPQSTIKFLTALSKNNNKEWFEKNRVRYDFEFLQPAMQFVIDLGEKLSEISPNINAIPKIDKSIFRLYRDVRFSKNKAPFKTNLGLYFWEGRGKKMECSGFYFHIEPKLFFLGTGMYMFTKEQLKKYREIVSDPTQGELLNEIISALLKKKKIKLGGRTYKKTPRGYDPEYKYSELLLHSGLYVSYESSSFDELIKKDPIGFAYKLFKETYPLHKWFVENLV; encoded by the coding sequence ATGAAAAATGAAATTACTTTTCCACAATCAACTATAAAATTTTTAACTGCTCTTTCTAAAAATAACAACAAGGAATGGTTTGAAAAAAATAGAGTACGTTATGATTTTGAATTTTTGCAGCCTGCCATGCAATTTGTAATTGATCTGGGTGAAAAACTTTCTGAAATATCTCCAAACATTAATGCAATCCCAAAAATTGACAAATCAATTTTTCGGCTTTATCGTGATGTAAGATTTAGTAAAAACAAAGCCCCGTTTAAAACTAATCTAGGTTTGTACTTTTGGGAAGGGCGTGGAAAGAAAATGGAATGTTCCGGTTTCTATTTTCACATCGAGCCAAAACTATTTTTTCTTGGAACGGGAATGTACATGTTTACAAAAGAACAATTAAAGAAATATCGTGAAATTGTTTCTGATCCAACTCAGGGAGAACTATTAAATGAAATAATTTCTGCTCTTTTAAAGAAAAAGAAAATAAAGTTGGGTGGTAGAACTTACAAGAAAACTCCTCGTGGATATGATCCTGAATACAAATACAGCGAACTACTTTTACATAGCGGTCTTTATGTGTCTTATGAAAGCTCCTCTTTTGATGAGCTAATAAAAAAAGATCCCATTGGTTTTGCTTATAAACTATTTAAAGAAACTTATCCTCTTCATAAGTGGTTTGTAGAAAATCTTGTTTAA
- a CDS encoding MOSC domain-containing protein: protein MKHELILSQIFVYPVKSLGGISLKSSEVGERGLKYDRRFLLVDENAEFITQRDYPQMAFLKLSFSDNGFNVLNSQNNSKIFIPFGSTSNETIKVKIWDDICNAFVVNKDLDIWFSSAINKKCSLVYMPDAEQRIVEKKYINEAHIVSFADAYPFLIIGQASLDDLNSRLQTPIPMNRFRTNFVFTGGDPYEEDDWKDFKIGNTEFKAVKPCARCVITTIDQQTAIRNDEPLKTLSTYRKTNNKIMFGMNLICHKTGKISLNEKIVIC, encoded by the coding sequence ATGAAACATGAATTAATATTATCGCAGATATTTGTTTATCCTGTTAAATCACTTGGGGGGATAAGTCTTAAATCATCTGAAGTTGGAGAACGTGGATTAAAATACGATAGACGCTTTTTGCTTGTAGATGAAAACGCAGAGTTTATTACTCAGCGCGATTATCCGCAAATGGCATTTTTAAAACTATCCTTTTCTGATAATGGTTTTAATGTTTTGAATAGTCAAAATAATTCTAAGATATTTATTCCCTTTGGATCAACATCGAATGAAACAATTAAAGTTAAAATTTGGGATGATATTTGTAATGCCTTTGTTGTAAATAAAGATTTAGATATTTGGTTCTCAAGTGCAATCAACAAAAAATGTTCTTTGGTTTACATGCCTGATGCTGAACAAAGAATTGTTGAAAAAAAGTATATTAATGAAGCGCACATCGTAAGTTTTGCAGACGCATATCCATTTTTAATAATTGGGCAGGCTTCATTAGATGATTTAAATTCCAGATTGCAAACACCAATTCCAATGAATCGCTTTAGAACAAACTTTGTTTTTACAGGTGGGGACCCTTATGAAGAAGATGATTGGAAAGATTTTAAAATTGGCAATACTGAATTTAAAGCCGTAAAGCCTTGCGCAAGATGTGTAATCACCACCATCGACCAACAAACAGCCATCAGAAATGATGAGCCCTTAAAAACTTTATCTACATACAGAAAGACAAACAATAAAATTATGTTTGGAATGAATTTGATTTGCCATAAAACCGGCAAGATTTCTCTTAATGAAAAAATTGTTATTTGTTAG